The Pleuronectes platessa chromosome 10, fPlePla1.1, whole genome shotgun sequence genome contains a region encoding:
- the LOC128448899 gene encoding uncharacterized protein LOC128448899 isoform X1, which produces MTTEASAVSEADTEGKQKASGAEPEPESENKQKPEAAASEPEGEQSSSQKAQEQASEPGAANVATSPEEEQVKPRTRTSAGKGLSRLFSSFLKRRSQCSEGEGFEEEKAREEKADKEEKTDTAVEEKVEEVKSEDKEAKAEVEKSEVKEEKKIEEEQKEQKKKEPAKVEKKGSKRKKKEAKKKAEEKEVEKVKKDEVKNEEEPVKEKEEPTEEEKELRSAETKEEQPETKDEENKPTAEVKDKEAEVEQKEVEQKEEEQKEEEQKEEEKIDNKVTKKKEKEEKVKKKEEEKAKRKAEEEGRAKKREEEKAKKREEEKSREAEKANKKEEEKAREAEKAKKREEEKAREAEKAKKREEEKAKKKEEEKAKEEKAKKKEEEKAKEEKAKKKEEEKPKESEKKVEAKKKEEEKEKEEKPKKEEEKGKKKEKGKNKGKKEAKGASEEQVKAPIAAPEPELKTEPDIEQAPDQHSISSTEPAQEEHKETAATKKEPEAVEEGKEEDVEKKEEEPAEKEEEVKKEEETATEVTKKEKPAKEKKTEKTTEKTTEEAKGPKRQKTMQCKVTLLDDTLFECELDKHAKGQELITKVYDHVNLLEKDYFGLGNWETPTNKTWLDPAKEIRKQVSGAVYEFTFNVKFYPPDPAQLTEDLTRYFLCLQLRKDIMRGILPCSFVTLSLLGSYAAQSDLGEYDPELHGVEYVKDLSLAPGQSKELEEKVMELHRTYRSMSPAQADTLFLENAKKLAMYGVDLHQAKDLDGVDITLGVCSGGLMVYKDKLRINRFPWPKVLKISYKRSSFFIKIRPSEQEQYESTIGFKLPNYKASKKLWKVCVENHTFFRVSTVEPPSSRRFLVLGSKFRYSGRTQAQTRQASSMIDRPAPRFTRSASKRLSRNLDGAGDETLQLLSASTRSETDDWWSMLGSDRPQPPPDFPARAESNQTFIQSWEEEQCSVQTVTVTRPDTGQTGSQTISQTEEDEWSAQLDRHPPFPFVQPFDFVKQQAELSLTTMSYEDRLLSPALREQDDWFLYFDRIFSLSSLVEKPFSPHAQLQIQDKDEQELTSEEVIERLQEMGTLVDKLIEANALERKLREVRDLEERLEEVDEMAEKLQEVIEQELGKEELAKLIKEKEEEEGDVETEVQVEVINFPCVEAKEEEVDELEEQIKQVFLKGLLPEESEVKPEAEKEVMDVSLLDDSLRETLRHIEKEWQDEVEEKFAPIDVVSTTSVVAQQKVVRRTKKKVTIVDERDKKKEDGVGIQVQTLAISEERLEKQQIWLKTDVLEERTEREVTERPQTEVEDKDVWFMFFDRPADKPLYRPPVVAVEHALVEKGECFISKPETTAVLEKTEIIIEERIIREEQAWSAPEIPSPQTITDREDDWFVLLDVIPRETPCVPPVSVVIKERGQMEAESIVSVGGAAADEIREVVVEERKIIEEAPRRLQEIAQRPVTDRDDDWFVLLDVVPRETPYVPPVILKERDPMEAESFVSVVGSAADEGIKVVVVEERKIIEEAPTLQEITQQPVPERDDDWFVLLDGVPRETPYVPPVILKERDPMEAESIVSVAESAADEEIKVVVVEERKIIEEAPTLQEIVQQPVPERDDDWFVLLDGVPRETPYVPPVILKERDLMEAESFVSVARTAAEEEIKVLVVEERKIIEEAPTLQKIAQRPVTNREDDWFVLLDVVPRETSYVPPVAVLQRVEVSPEECVSLVEITTIEQRETRVEVVVEDAQIKQEPSETGIVARPQAVKEIEDDWFILLNVPIREAAFVPQVTMLQVYPEESISAVAEMIALESKKEVVIEDVVMQMEERKLPMQLISELKISQPVRARDDDWFLLLDVVPRETTYVPPVSLAVPSQIYPSVEPQVEVKSIEKKERQVELHQVRPQPPRPHPENDPWFVLFDAIHEETVVIPAVSPVEIILDVRETFEVEVTTTETRTLKKMIIGVDSRQDETRLSEIRPIQVASPSEREGGDDWLVLFDIVKEKPVFVPPVAVVEHAVDVVAGRKVEDVLFIPLDVTPKKSVAVVEHVVGTIERKVVDDWFILLDLTPKKSVALAERIQLPAEVRVPSAVAKKKVTISERRPRFEDRILEERLPLIKTHVNEDWFVLLDVDRKKSVVITQRGTRPVSAPVFSQAALAEAGIPMAPFDQPQTSTPIKTSRQDERKLEVTVEAVEPSKIEEVTEVKPAAWRDQGEVNASLISTINGDIQHESEVKSTEVVRMRKKRAKKIERDSIYIRHSLLMLEEFDKPQEELIRHHASISKLKKNFMEAVPDQRPSEWDKRLSTHSPFRTLGINGQPLLGADGSLFISSLCNGSEKEETSSSLGSSGACRPAVCLKREPDSVEAHGAPVEEDSCDQDGVVVFETSLGPILEEETAQLPAFLEPGCKALDETQEEGGSCPAVSERAGRIVGSAPASYFRSQGPQVIRCFQLNRQQLMGLCSHPQPPLVQTQTVTITAASISLPTGISTTEVPIVPTKTFTYESSKVDGTDEDKDSTTVSSSQTSETPSGTTVTTTTTHISKVVKGGSSETRVEKRIVITGDSDIDQNKKKHGGASAL; this is translated from the exons ATGACAACAGAGGCAAGTGCGGTGAGCGAGGCGGACACTGAGGGCAAGCAGAAGGCCAGCGGTGCCGAACCCGAGCCCGAATCCGAGAACAAACAGAAGCCTGAGGCGGCTGCGTCTGAGCCGGAGGGGGAGCAGTCGAGCAGCCAGAAGGCCCAGGAACAGGCCTCCGAGCCTGGGGCCGCTAACGTCGCTACCTcacctgaggaggagcaggtgaagCCTCGTACCCGGACCTCCGCTGGCAAAGGCCTTTCTCGCCTCTTCTCATCTTTCCTCAAACGGCGTTCACAATGCTCAGAGGGTGAGGGGTTTGAGGAAGAGAAAGCCAGGGAGGAAAAGGCGGATAAGGAGGAAAAAACTGACACGGCGGTAGAAGAGAAGGTGGAAGAGGTGAAAAGTGAGGACAAGGAGGCTAAAGCAGAAGTTGAGAAATCTGAGgtcaaagaagagaaaaagatagaagaggaacaaaaagaacaaaagaagaAGGAGCCGGCAAAGGTTGAGAAGAAGGGcagtaaaaggaaaaagaaagaggccaAGAAGAAAGCGGAGgagaaggaagtggagaaagTGAAAAAGGATGAGGTGAAAAATGAAGAGGAACctgtgaaagagaaagaagaaccaacagaggaggagaaagaattgCGTTCTGCTGAAACAAAGGAGGAACAACCAGAGACTAAAGATGAAGAAAATAAGCCGACTGCTGAAGTAAAAGACAAGGAGGCAGAGGTGGAACAGAAAGAGGTggaacagaaagaggaggaacagaaagaggaggaacagaaagaggaggaaaagattgacaacaaggtgacaaagaaaaaagagaaagaagaaaaggtaaagaagaaggaagaggaaaaagcCAAGAGGAAagcagaagaggaaggaagagcgaagaagagagaggaagagaaggccaagaagagagaggaagaaaaatccAGAGAGGCCGAAAAAGCCAataagaaggaggaggaaaaggcCAGAGAGGCCGAAAAAGccaagaagagagaggaggaaaaggccAGAGAGGCCGAAAAAGccaagaagagagaggaggaaaaggccaaaaagaaagaggaggagaaagcgaAGGAGGAGAaagcaaagaagaaagaagaggagaaagcaAAGGAGGAGAAggcaaagaagaaagaggaggagaaaccaaAGGAGTCGGAAAAAAAAGTAGAggcaaagaagaaagaggaggaaaaagagaaggaggagaagccaaagaaggaagaggaaaaagggaagaaaaaagagaagggaaAGAACAAAGGGAAGAAGGAGGCCAAAGGAGCCAGCGAGGAGCAGGTGAAAGCGCCGATCGCTGCTCCAGAGCCGGAGCTCAAAACTGAGCCGGACATCGAACAGGCTCCTGATCAGCACTCGATAAGCAGCACAGAG CCAGCTCAGGAGGAACACAAGGAAACAGCGGCAACAAAGAAGGAGCCCGAAGCGGTggaagaagggaaggaggaagacgtggaaaagaaggaggaggaaccagcggaaaaggaggaagaagttaaaaaagaagaggaaacggCAACAGAGGTGACAAAGAAGGAGAAGCCtgcaaaagagaagaaaactgAAAAGACAACTGAAAAGACGACTGAAGAGGCGAAAGGCCCCAAACGCCAGAAAACCATGCAATGCAAAGTCACCTTACTGGACGACACTCTGTTTGAGTGTGAGCTTGAT AAACATGCTAAAGGCCAGGAGCTTATAACAAAGGTCTACGACCATGTCAACCTGCTGGAGAAAGATTACTTTGGCCTGGGTAACTGGGAAACCCCAACCAACAAG ACATGGCTGGACCCTGCAAAAGAGATCAGGAAGCAGGTTTCAGGTGCCGTTTATGAGTTTACATTCAATGTGAAGTTCTACCCTCCTGATCCAGCACAGCTTACTGAGGACCTCACCAG GTACTTTCTATGTCTCCAGCTGAGGAAGGACATCATGCGCGGAATTCTTCCCTGCTCCTTTGTCACACTATCCTTGCTGGGTTCCTACGCGGCCCAGTCAGACCTCGGGGAGTATGACCCAGAGCTCCATGGAGTAGAGTACGTTAAAGATCTGAGTCTGGCCCCCGGACAGAgcaaagagctggaggagaaagtGATGGAGCTGCACCGCACATACAG GTCAATGAGCCCCGCCCAGGCAGACACGTTGTTTCTTGAAAATGCCAAGAAACTCGCCATGTATGGAGTCGACCTGCACCAAGCCAAG GATCTGGATGGTGTCGACATTACACTGGGGGTCTGCTCCGGTGGTCTGATGGTTTACAAGGACAAGCTGAGGATCAACCGTTTCCCTTGGCCCAAAGTGCTGAAGATCTCTTATAAACGCAGCAGCTTCTTTATCAAGATCCGTCCTTCAGAG CAAGAGCAGTACGAAAGCACAATTGGTTTTAAACTGCCCAACTACAAAGCCTCAAAGAAGCTGTGGAAAGTCTGTGTTGAAAACCACACCTTCTTCAG GGTTTCAACAGTGGAGCCTCCCTCATCGCGTCGCTTCCTCGTCTTGGGCTCAAAATTCCGGTACAGCGGGCGCACACAGGCCCAGACCCGACAGGCGAGCTCCATGATCGACCGTCCAGCCCCTCGCTTCACACGCTCGGCGAGCAAGAGGCTGTCGCGTAACCTAGATGGAG CTGGAGATGAGACTCTCCAGTTACTCTCAGCGTCAACAAGGTCTGAGACTGATGATTGGTGGTCGATGCTGGGGTCTGACagacctcagcctcctcctgaTTTCCCAG CCAGAGCCGAGTCTAATCAAACCTTCATTCAGTcctgggaggaggagcagtgttCTGTTCAGACAGTCACAGTGACCCGGCCGGACACTGGTCAGACTGGTTCTCAAACCATCAGCCAAACAGAGGAAGACGAGTGGTCTGCCCAGCTGGATCGCCATCCTCCATTTCCCTTTGTCCAACCTTTTGATTTTGTGAAACAGCAAG CTGAGCTCAGCTTGACAACCATGAGCTATGAGGACAGGCTCTTGAGTCCTGCACTGAGAGAACAAGATGATTGGTTCCTCTATTTTGACCGAATCTTCAGCCTGTCTTCACTTGTTGAAAAACCAT TCTCTCCCCACGCACagttgcagatccaggataaGGACGAGCAGGAGCTGACCAGTGAGGAGGTTATTGAGAGGCTTCAGGAAATGGGGACCTTGGTGGATAAGCTGATAGAGGCAAATGCTTTGGAAAGGAAGCTAAGGGAAGTGAGGGATTTGGAGGAAAGGCTCGAAGAAGTGGATGAGATGGCAGAGAAACTTCAAGAAGTGATAGAGCAAGAATTAGGGAAGGAGGAGCTAGCGaagttaataaaagaaaaagaggaggaagagggtgatGTAGAAACAGAAGTACAAGTGGAAGTTATAAATTTCCCTTGTGTGGAGgcaaaagaggaggaagtggatgaacTGGAAGAGCAAATCAAGCAGGtatttttaaaaggtttgtTGCCTGAAGAGTCTGAGGTGAAGCCAGAGGCTGAAAAAGAAGTGATGGATGTGAGTCTGTTAGACGACAGCTTGAGAGAGACGCTACGTCACATAGAAAAGGAATGGCAGGATGAAGTGGAGGAGAAGTTTGCCCCTATAGATGTTGTCAGCACCACATCCGTAGTGGCACAACAGAAGGTGGTGCGCAGGACTAAGAAGAAAGTGACTATTGTAGatgagagagacaaaaaaaaggaagatggaGTAGGCATTCAGGTTCAGACTTTAGCAATATCAGAGGAGAggttagaaaaacaacagataTGGCTTAAGACAGATGTGCtggaggagaggacggagagagaggttACAGAGAGGCCTCAGACTGAGGTTGAAGATAAAGATGTCTGGTTCATGTTCTTTGATCGTCCTGCAGATAAACCTCTTTACAGACCACCag TTGTCGCTGTGGAACACGCCCTAGTGGAAAAAGGCGAGTGTTTCATCTCAAAGCCTGAGACTACAGCAGTTTTGGAGAAAACAGAGATAATAATAGAAGAGAGAATAATACGAGAAGAGCAGGCATGGAGTGCACCTGAGATCCCGTCCCCACAGaccatcacagacagagaggatgaCTGGTTTGTGTTGCTGGATGTGATTCCCAGAGAAACTCCTTGCGTACCTCCAG TATCAGTCGTCATCAAGGAGCGAGGCCAGATGGAGGCTGAAAGTATCGTCTCTGtgggtggagctgcagctgatgaGATTAGAGAAGTAGTTGTTGAAGAGAGAAAGATAATAGAAGAGGCACCGAGACGTCTACAGGAAATCGCACAACGGCCAGTAACAGACCGAGATGATGACTGGTTTGTGTTGCTGGATGTTGTTCCCAGAGAAACTCCTTATGTACCACCAG TCATCTTGAAGGAGCGAGACCCAATGGAGGCAGAGAGTTTTGTCTCTGTGGTTGGATCTGCAGCAGATGAGGGAATTAAAGTTGTGGTTGTTGAAGAGAGAAAGATAATAGAAGAGGCACCGACACTACAAGAAATCACACAGCAGCCAGTGCCCGAAAGAGATGATGACTGGTTTGTGTTGCTGGATGGTGTTCCTAGAGAAACTCCTTATGTACCACCAG TCATCTTGAAGGAGAGGGACCCGATGGAGGCTGAGAGTATTGTCTCTGTGGCTGAATCTGCAGCAGATGAGGAGATTAAAGTTGTGGTTGTTGAAGAGAGAAAGATAATAGAAGAGGCACCAACCTTACAAGAAATCGTCCAGCAGCCAGTGCCCGAAAGAGATGATGACTGGTTTGTGTTGCTGGATGGTGTTCCTAGAGAAACTCCTTATGTACCACCAG TCATCTTGAAGGAGCGAGACCTGATGGAGGCAGAGAGTTTTGTCTCTGTGGCTCGAACTgcagcagaagaggagattaAAGTTCTGGTTGTTGAAGAGAGAAAGATAATAGAAGAGGCACCGACTCTACAAAAAATCGCACAGCGGCCAGTGACCAACAGAGAGGATGACTGGTTTGTGCTGCTGGATGTTGTTCCTAGAGAGACGTCATATGTTCCACCAG TTGCTGTTCTGCAGCGTGTTGAAGTGTCACCAGAAGAATGTGTCTCTCTGGTTGAAATCACAACCATTGAGCAGAGGGAAACTCGAGTGGAGGTTGTAGTAGAAGATgcacaaataaaacaagagcCGAGTGAAACGGGAATAGTTGCACGCCCACAGGCTGTAAAAGAGATAGAAGATGACTGGTTTATCCTGCTGAATGTTCCCATTAGAGAAGCAGCATTTGTGCCGCAAG TTACCATGCTTCAGGTTTATCCTGAGGAAAGCATTTCTGCTGTGGCTGAAATGATAGCATTGGAGTCCAAGAAGGAAGTTGTGATCGAAGATGTTGTGATGCAAATGGAGGAAAGGAAGCTGCCCATGCAATTAATTTCAGAGCTGAAAATATCTCAGCCTGTGAGAGCGAGAGATGACGACTGGTTTCTGTTGCTGGATGTTGTTCCCAGAGAAACTACATATGTGCCACCAG tttctctgGCAGTGCCGAGCCAAATTTATCCGAGTGTTGAACCTCAGGTTGAAGTGAAAAGCATAGAGAAGAAGGAGCGTCAGGTTGAACTTCACCAGGTTAGACCGCAGCCGCCCCGGCCACATCCAGAGAACGACCCCTGGTTTGTGCTGTTCGATGCTATTCATGAAGAAACAGTCGTGATACCAGCAG TTTCCCCTGTTGAGATTATTCTGGATGTGAGGGAAACGTTTGAGGTTGAGGTGACAACCACAGAGACCAGAACATTGAAGAAGATGATAATTGGTGTGGACAGCAGACAAGATGAGACACGTTTGTCTGAAATTAGACCAATCCAAGTGGCATCACcgtcagagagggagggaggagatgatTGGTTGGTCCTGTTCGACATCGTCAAAGAAAAACCTGTTTTCGTACCACCAG TTGCTGTGGTTGAGCATGCTGTCGATGTTGTTGCTGGGAGAAAGGTGGAGGATGTTTTGTTTATTCCTCTGGATGTGACCCCTAAGAAATCAG TTGCTGTGGTTGAGCATGTTGTGGGAACCATTGAAAGAAAGGTGGTCGACGATTGGTTTATTCTTCTGGATTTGACTCCTAAGAAATCAG TTGCTCTCGCTGAACGCATCCAGCTCCCAGCAGAGGTCAGAGTTCCATCTGCTGTAGCCAAAAAGAAGGTCACTATTTCCGAGAGGAGACCTCGGTTCGAGGACCGGATCCTGGAGGAAAGACTTCCGCTCATAAAGACACATGTCAATGAGGATTGGTTTGTTCTTCTTGATGTTGACCGCAAAAAGTCAG TGGTGATCACGCAGAGGGGTACTCGTCCTGTCAGCGCTCCGGTCTTCTCCCAGGCTGCTCTGGCTGAGGCAGGGATCCCCATGGCCCCCTTTGATCAGCCCCAGACCTCCACTCCTATTAAAACCAGCCGCCAGGACGAGAGAAAGCTGGAGGTCACCGTAGAAGCCGTGGAGCCCTCAAAGATTGAGGAGGTGACTGAGGTCAAG CCAGCAGCGTGGAGGGACCAGGGAGAAGTAAACGCTTCACTGATATCCACCATCAATGGGGACATTCAG CACGAGTCAGAGGTCAAAAGCACGGAGGTGGTGCGAATGCGAAAG aaaagagcaaagaaaattGAACGTGACTCAATTTATATCAGACATAGCCTTTTAATGTTGGAG GAGTTCGATAAGCCTCAGGAGGAGCTGATCAGGCATCACGCCAGCATCAGTAAGCTAAAGAAGAACTTCATGGAAGCCGTCCCGGACCAGAGGCCCAGTGAGTGGGACAAGCGTCTGTCCACACACTCTCCGTTCCGCACCCTGGGTATCAATGGTCAACCTCTGCTCGGTGCAGATGGG